The Tenrec ecaudatus isolate mTenEca1 chromosome 6, mTenEca1.hap1, whole genome shotgun sequence genome has a window encoding:
- the RBP5 gene encoding retinol-binding protein 5: protein MPPNLTGYYRFVSQKNMEDYLQALNINMAVRKIALLLKPDKEIDHQGNHMTVKTLSTFHNYVLEFEVGVEFEENLKMVDGRKCQTIVTWEEDQLVCVQKGEVPNRGWRHWLEGEKLYLELTAREAVCEQVFRKSR, encoded by the exons ATGCCCCCCAATCTCACTGGCTACTACCGCTTCGTCTCACAGAAGAACATGGAGGACTACCTGCAAGCCCTAA ACATCAACATGGCTGTGCGGAAAATCGCGTTGCTGCTGAAGCCAGACAAGGAGATTGACCATCAAGGCAACCACATGACAGTGAAGACCCTCAGCACCTTCCACAACTACGTTCTGGAATTTGAGGTGGGAGTTGAGTTTGAAGAGAACCTCAAGATGGTGGATGGACGGAAATGCCAG ACCATAGTGACCTGGGAGGAGGACCAGCTAGTGTGTGTGCAGAAAGGGGAGGTCCCCAACCGAGGCTGGAGACATTGGCTAGAGGGGGAGAAGCTGTATCTG gagctgacaGCCAGGGAGGCGGTGTGTGAGCAGGTCTTCAGGAAGAGCCGATAA